One genomic region from Candidatus Eisenbacteria bacterium encodes:
- a CDS encoding ATP-binding protein has product MLILAAPSLGRAASLPYAVRAWTIEDGLPTSTVQDIAQTPDGYLWLSTTGGLARFDGVRFEVFGLAHGLPTNRFQGLTTDRAGTLWISSEDGNLLRWDGRAFARFPTGSSREATALLALPDGSILGASVWHYWLRGERIRPFELAPNEFTTTPVLDARGSVWLTSSGYAPARLSGDRLVPIGPPGQFGDHWIVDHRNSEARFVRQRGADAELLDTRMRRIALLPGAAPENFQCIDRQGQLWSLAGDGLAVRDPTTGRLTGTLSLGLTTTRGKLSFDRQENLWLGSWQQGLFRIARSPLVLLRPPGTEAPVPFQSAIEERTGGILLWDGLGRAWQLDGDELRFVSTPEVDRRRYGSARTSFGPAGGYRMELRDSSGRGGIVNALPRYPPDIVEDPFHPLSAAVVDDEGGRYISAAPGQPAERRILPGAPVARHALFDHAGRLWVSTTTGLWRLAPGDTQHFSRRDGLPTDHLRQLHEDGDGTLWIGTYGGGLTRYRDGKFATLDRRHGLIEDVVSTVLEDDDGNLWLGGNAGIQRIARAQANDVLDGRRARVVAASYGRDAGLRNPEGTGFPGYRSRDGRLWFGTFDGMAVVDPRITRGSTATPPSAVVEELRAGNRVVPLTPSGIRLSPQQRRFEVRYTGIDLRAPEQLRFRYRLDGVDQDWIDAGDARVATYTNVPPGRRRFRVEAINGDGVASAAPAVVMLDVQPWLWERLPVQVLGLIVVAAAIAWAWRWRSSRLVASAAALQRAVDQRTVEVVEAKSRIETALTTVEAQARRLEVLDRARSRFFASVSHEFRTPLTLIQGPLSDVTRGEHGELREDARDQVRIALDSAARLQRLVDQLLDAARAEAGELRLERVPGDLGAFLTELAQAFAPLAERKRIAFERRFPEHPLIASFDPPAIEKVFANLLGNAFKFTPEGGHVLWRAGRVDDGTSAGAVEIAVVDDGPGIAAEDLPHIFKHFYRSERSVTRVQPGTGLGLALAHDMVEQHGGALTVESREGHGATFTVRLPLLEASAQAPGDDGVALDPGVAAALADEIRLAPNETLAATAQPDSGDAPLVLVVDDHPDVRAYVARQLRRHYRVVEAADGEQAIARMRESVPDLVVSDLAMPVMDGLALCRAVRGDPELEFVPLILLSAAAETQSRVSGLEGGADDYVTKPFEVRELLARIARMLQGRRRLREHLARAAAAAAVYGSAAVAGDVGAATSEAPATSAGAAETPGSTAIVDTAFMRRIREVIESRMGEEDFGVDPLAESMGMGRTLLFQRTRELLGRTPMELLMERRLERAAELLASAEGNVGEVAYAVGFRSVSHFTNRFRERFQVTPSAWRRGDRTPAGLSSATT; this is encoded by the coding sequence CAGACCCCCGATGGCTACTTGTGGCTCTCCACGACGGGAGGGCTCGCGCGGTTCGACGGCGTGCGTTTCGAGGTCTTCGGTCTGGCGCACGGTCTGCCGACCAATCGATTCCAGGGGCTCACCACCGACCGGGCAGGCACGCTGTGGATCTCTTCCGAGGACGGCAACCTGCTGCGCTGGGACGGCCGCGCCTTTGCCCGGTTTCCAACCGGCAGCTCTCGGGAGGCCACCGCGCTGCTGGCGCTGCCGGATGGCAGCATTCTCGGTGCGAGCGTTTGGCACTACTGGCTGCGCGGCGAGCGGATTCGCCCCTTCGAGCTGGCGCCCAATGAGTTCACCACCACGCCGGTGCTCGATGCGCGCGGCAGCGTGTGGCTCACGTCCAGCGGTTACGCGCCCGCCCGGCTCTCGGGTGACCGCCTGGTGCCGATCGGTCCTCCGGGCCAGTTCGGCGACCACTGGATCGTGGATCACCGCAACAGCGAGGCGCGGTTCGTGCGACAGCGCGGTGCGGACGCCGAGCTACTCGACACCCGGATGCGTCGTATCGCGCTCCTCCCTGGCGCAGCGCCAGAAAACTTCCAGTGCATCGACCGCCAGGGTCAGTTGTGGAGCCTCGCGGGTGACGGGCTCGCCGTACGCGACCCGACCACGGGCCGACTCACGGGAACGCTCTCGCTGGGACTCACGACGACGCGGGGCAAGCTGTCCTTCGATCGGCAGGAAAACCTCTGGCTGGGTTCCTGGCAGCAGGGACTGTTCCGCATCGCGCGCAGTCCGTTGGTGCTGCTGCGGCCTCCCGGTACCGAGGCACCGGTACCGTTCCAATCCGCGATCGAGGAGCGAACAGGCGGGATCCTCCTTTGGGACGGGCTCGGTCGCGCGTGGCAGTTGGATGGAGATGAGCTGCGGTTCGTTTCCACTCCCGAGGTCGATCGCCGTCGTTACGGATCCGCGCGCACGAGCTTCGGCCCCGCGGGCGGATATCGAATGGAGTTGCGAGACTCCAGCGGGCGTGGCGGCATTGTGAACGCCCTGCCTCGATACCCGCCGGATATTGTGGAGGATCCGTTTCATCCCTTGAGCGCGGCGGTCGTGGATGATGAAGGCGGTCGCTACATCTCCGCCGCCCCGGGTCAGCCGGCGGAGCGCCGAATCTTGCCCGGAGCTCCCGTTGCGCGTCATGCGCTGTTCGACCACGCAGGCCGGCTGTGGGTCTCGACGACCACAGGGCTTTGGCGCCTGGCGCCCGGGGATACGCAGCATTTCAGCCGCCGCGATGGATTGCCGACCGATCACCTGCGGCAGCTCCACGAGGACGGTGACGGGACGCTGTGGATTGGCACCTATGGCGGTGGATTGACGCGCTACCGCGATGGCAAGTTCGCGACCCTCGACCGGCGCCACGGACTGATCGAGGACGTGGTCTCCACCGTGCTCGAAGACGACGACGGAAATCTGTGGCTCGGCGGCAATGCCGGCATCCAGCGCATCGCGCGCGCGCAGGCGAACGACGTTCTCGACGGGCGGCGCGCCCGCGTGGTCGCGGCGAGCTACGGACGCGACGCCGGTCTGCGCAACCCCGAAGGCACCGGATTTCCCGGCTACCGCTCGCGTGACGGTCGGCTGTGGTTCGGAACCTTCGACGGCATGGCCGTGGTGGACCCGCGGATCACACGCGGCTCAACCGCTACGCCTCCCTCCGCTGTCGTCGAGGAGCTGCGCGCAGGCAATCGTGTGGTTCCTCTGACCCCGAGCGGTATCAGGCTCTCGCCCCAACAGAGACGCTTCGAGGTGCGCTACACCGGCATCGATCTGCGCGCTCCCGAGCAGCTGCGGTTCCGCTACCGGCTCGACGGCGTGGACCAGGACTGGATCGACGCCGGCGACGCGCGAGTCGCGACGTACACCAACGTGCCGCCCGGCCGCCGACGGTTCCGCGTCGAAGCCATCAACGGCGACGGGGTTGCGAGCGCCGCCCCGGCAGTGGTCATGCTCGACGTCCAGCCGTGGCTGTGGGAGCGACTTCCGGTTCAAGTGCTCGGGCTGATCGTGGTGGCCGCGGCGATCGCCTGGGCGTGGCGCTGGCGCTCGTCGCGGCTGGTCGCGAGCGCGGCGGCGCTGCAGCGTGCCGTGGACCAGCGCACCGTCGAAGTGGTCGAGGCGAAGTCGCGCATCGAGACCGCGCTCACCACCGTGGAGGCTCAGGCGCGGCGGCTCGAGGTGCTCGACCGCGCACGCTCGCGGTTCTTCGCCAGCGTCAGTCACGAGTTCCGCACGCCGCTCACCCTGATCCAGGGGCCGCTCTCGGACGTGACCCGCGGCGAGCACGGCGAGCTTCGCGAGGATGCGCGCGATCAGGTGCGCATCGCGCTCGACAGCGCCGCGCGCCTGCAGCGCCTGGTGGACCAGCTGCTCGACGCCGCGCGCGCCGAAGCGGGCGAGCTGCGGCTGGAGCGCGTGCCGGGGGATCTCGGCGCGTTCCTCACCGAGCTCGCTCAAGCCTTCGCGCCGCTCGCCGAGCGCAAGCGCATCGCGTTCGAGCGCCGGTTCCCCGAGCACCCGCTGATCGCCTCGTTCGATCCACCGGCGATCGAGAAGGTGTTCGCCAACCTGCTCGGCAATGCCTTCAAGTTCACCCCCGAGGGCGGGCACGTGCTGTGGCGAGCCGGGCGGGTCGACGATGGAACCTCCGCGGGAGCCGTGGAGATCGCGGTCGTCGATGACGGCCCGGGAATCGCGGCCGAGGATCTGCCGCACATCTTCAAGCACTTCTATCGCTCGGAGCGATCGGTCACGCGGGTCCAGCCCGGCACCGGTCTCGGGCTCGCGCTGGCGCACGACATGGTCGAACAGCATGGTGGGGCGCTCACGGTGGAATCGCGCGAAGGCCACGGCGCGACGTTCACCGTGCGATTGCCGCTGCTCGAAGCGAGCGCGCAGGCGCCGGGAGACGACGGCGTCGCCCTCGACCCGGGGGTCGCCGCGGCGCTCGCCGACGAGATCCGCCTGGCGCCCAACGAGACGCTCGCGGCCACGGCTCAGCCCGATTCCGGCGATGCGCCGCTCGTGCTGGTCGTCGACGACCACCCGGACGTGCGCGCCTACGTGGCGCGCCAGCTGCGCCGGCATTACCGCGTCGTCGAAGCCGCCGACGGCGAACAGGCGATCGCGCGGATGCGCGAATCGGTGCCCGACCTGGTCGTGAGCGATCTCGCGATGCCGGTGATGGATGGGCTCGCGCTCTGTCGCGCGGTGCGTGGCGATCCTGAGCTCGAGTTCGTCCCGCTCATCCTCCTGTCCGCGGCGGCCGAGACCCAGAGCCGGGTGAGCGGCCTCGAGGGCGGGGCCGACGACTACGTGACCAAGCCGTTCGAGGTCCGCGAGTTGCTCGCGCGCATCGCCCGCATGCTCCAGGGACGCCGCCGGCTTCGCGAGCACCTGGCACGCGCGGCGGCGGCGGCGGCGGTCTACGGGTCGGCGGCGGTGGCGGGGGACGTGGGGGCCGCTACGTCCGAGGCTCCGGCGACATCCGCCGGCGCAGCGGAAACGCCGGGCTCCACCGCGATCGTCGACACCGCCTTCATGCGCCGCATCCGCGAGGTCATCGAGTCGCGGATGGGCGAAGAGGACTTCGGAGTCGACCCCCTCGCCGAGAGCATGGGGATGGGCCGTACTCTGCTCTTCCAGCGCACCCGCGAGTTGCTCGGCCGCACCCCCATGGAGCTGTTGATGGAGCGAAGGCTGGAGCGCGCCGCCGAGCTGCTCGCCAGCGCAGAAGGCAACGTCGGCGAGGTGGCCTACGCGGTCGGCTTCCGTAGCGTGTCGCACTTCACCAACCGCTTCCGCGAGCGCTTCCAGGTCACTCCTTCGGCCTGGCGACGCGGTGATCGCACCCCCGCCGGCCTTTCCTCCGCAACGACTTAG